In Methanobrevibacter oralis, a single window of DNA contains:
- a CDS encoding citryl-CoA lyase has translation MSDNNFRINPHFLKTAISKVERDKIVTRGYNQRDLIEKIRYSDMVFLLLKSRLPSIKEGKIFNKVLVSFCDHGATPPSTQTARLVASSASPMNSAVAGALLSFGHKHAGAIEKAMELYQSRINSLVLSDDSDFDNTQIASLAIDICNEYISQDKKIPGFGHRYHNVDPRADKLMEIVIREGFVGPHIKLALALEGLVHERKNIRLNVDGANAAILSDLGFSPDLGLGVFIIGRIPGIIAHAHEETMEEDEFRRFCDLDDIIYDGY, from the coding sequence ATGTCTGATAATAATTTTAGAATAAATCCTCATTTTTTAAAAACAGCTATTTCTAAGGTGGAAAGAGATAAAATTGTCACTAGAGGTTATAATCAAAGAGATTTAATAGAAAAAATAAGGTATAGTGACATGGTATTCTTACTTTTAAAAAGTAGATTGCCATCTATTAAGGAAGGAAAAATCTTTAACAAGGTTTTAGTTTCATTTTGTGATCATGGTGCGACTCCTCCAAGTACTCAGACTGCAAGACTTGTTGCATCTTCCGCTTCTCCAATGAATTCTGCTGTAGCTGGTGCATTACTTTCTTTTGGCCATAAACATGCAGGAGCTATTGAGAAAGCTATGGAATTATATCAATCTAGAATAAATTCATTAGTTTTAAGTGACGATTCTGATTTTGATAATACTCAAATAGCTAGTTTAGCTATTGATATTTGTAATGAATATATATCACAAGATAAAAAAATACCTGGTTTTGGGCATAGGTATCATAATGTAGATCCACGAGCAGATAAATTAATGGAAATAGTTATAAGGGAGGGTTTTGTTGGACCTCATATTAAATTAGCTTTAGCTCTTGAAGGTTTAGTTCATGAAAGAAAAAATATTAGGCTTAATGTTGATGGAGCAAATGCAGCTATTTTATCTGATTTAGGATTTAGTCCAGATTTAGGATTAGGTGTTTTTATAATTGGTAGAATTCCTGGAATTATAGCTCATGCTCATGAAGAAACAATGGAAGAAGATGAATTTAGACGATTTTGTGACTTAGATGATATTATTTATGATGGATATTAG
- a CDS encoding nitroreductase family protein, which produces MEFSDVINKRYSVRGYLDKEVEREKLEYVLKAATIAPTGVNYQPFKVFVIDTKKNKEALSKIYSAPWFVEAPYVICVVSKKDEAWVRKWDNKNISDIDATIVMDHIILAATDVGLGTCYIGAFKPDEARKFLNLSDNEEPVLFTPLGYGNAEPRNTPRMDLDEFVTYI; this is translated from the coding sequence ATGGAATTTAGTGATGTAATTAACAAAAGATATAGTGTTAGAGGATACTTGGATAAAGAAGTTGAAAGAGAAAAATTAGAATATGTTTTAAAAGCAGCTACAATAGCTCCTACAGGAGTAAATTACCAACCATTTAAAGTTTTTGTAATAGATACTAAAAAAAATAAAGAAGCATTATCTAAAATTTACTCAGCTCCTTGGTTTGTTGAAGCACCATATGTAATTTGTGTTGTTTCTAAAAAAGATGAAGCTTGGGTTCGTAAATGGGATAATAAAAATATTTCAGATATTGATGCAACAATTGTAATGGATCATATTATTCTTGCAGCTACTGATGTCGGTCTTGGAACTTGTTATATTGGCGCATTTAAACCAGATGAAGCTAGAAAATTTTTAAATTTATCTGATAATGAAGAACCAGTTTTATTTACACCTCTTGGATATGGAAATGCAGAACCAAGGAATACTCCAAGAATGGATTTAGATGAATTTGTTACATATATTTAG
- a CDS encoding ATP synthase subunit H encodes MAEISDAIAMIKKAESDAEQIIIDSESQSKDLITESKINAEETISSAKQAAEEEVKNTVFDAEDKAKVEAQSIAAESESNVSSLKDKAMVNVDEAASFIVKNIL; translated from the coding sequence ATGGCAGAGATATCAGACGCAATCGCAATGATAAAAAAAGCTGAATCTGATGCTGAACAAATTATTATTGATTCAGAGTCCCAATCAAAGGACTTAATCACTGAATCAAAAATAAATGCTGAAGAAACAATTTCCTCAGCTAAACAAGCAGCAGAAGAAGAAGTGAAAAATACTGTTTTTGATGCAGAAGATAAAGCTAAAGTTGAAGCACAATCTATTGCTGCAGAGTCTGAAAGTAACGTAAGTTCTTTAAAAGACAAAGCTATGGTGAATGTAGATGAGGCTGCTTCTTTTATTGTCAAAAATATTTTGTAG